In one window of Desulfuromonadales bacterium DNA:
- a CDS encoding LrgB family protein gives MPDFLVSPLFGVGLTLVAFALAQKLYQRTGSILFNPVALSIAGIIVFLLLFEIPYENYAVGGRYVLFLLGPSVVALAVPLYTRRREILAKKVPILLGVLAGALTSVVSASGLAWLLGGSRSVVHSLAPKSVTTPIAIGIAEKIGGIAPLTAAIVVLTGCLGAICGPEFCRLIGLKGSAAVGLAVGTASHGIGTARMLEFDRLGGAVAGLAIGLNGLFTAFLVPLLFVFFR, from the coding sequence ATGCCTGACTTTCTCGTCTCGCCGCTGTTCGGTGTCGGCCTGACCCTTGTCGCCTTCGCCCTGGCCCAAAAGCTCTACCAGCGCACCGGCAGCATCCTGTTCAACCCGGTCGCCCTCTCCATCGCCGGTATCATCGTTTTTCTGCTGCTGTTCGAGATACCCTACGAAAACTATGCGGTCGGCGGCCGCTACGTGTTGTTTCTGCTGGGTCCATCGGTGGTGGCCCTGGCAGTTCCCCTCTATACGCGGCGCCGGGAGATTCTGGCGAAGAAAGTGCCGATTCTGCTCGGCGTACTGGCGGGGGCACTTACTTCGGTGGTCAGCGCCTCCGGTCTGGCCTGGCTGCTGGGTGGCAGCCGGTCGGTGGTTCATTCGCTTGCTCCCAAGTCGGTGACGACGCCCATCGCCATCGGCATTGCCGAAAAAATCGGCGGCATCGCCCCACTCACCGCCGCCATTGTTGTTTTGACCGGCTGCCTCGGAGCAATTTGCGGTCCGGAGTTCTGCCGTCTGATCGGTTTGAAAGGTTCTGCAGCCGTGGGGCTGGCCGTCGGCACCGCTTCTCACGGCATCGGTACCGCCCGTATGCTGGAGTTTGATCGCCTCGGCGGCGCCGTCGCCGGGCTGGCCATCGGTCTCAACGGGCTTTTCACCGCCTTCCTGGTGCCGCTGCTGTTTGTATTTTTTCGGTAA
- a CDS encoding CidA/LrgA family protein, translating to MVRGFALLLTMQLLGELLSLRLALPIPGNVVGMGLLLVFLVAGVVRVEWLEDAAELLLSHLALFFIPAGVGVMVYFDLIRREWLPITVATVLSTFAVMAVTGWAETWLEKKGGAPDA from the coding sequence ATGGTTCGCGGCTTTGCCCTGCTGTTGACAATGCAGTTGTTGGGCGAATTGCTTTCCCTCCGGCTGGCGCTGCCCATCCCGGGGAACGTGGTCGGGATGGGGTTGTTGCTGGTTTTTCTGGTGGCCGGTGTCGTCCGGGTCGAGTGGCTTGAGGATGCGGCCGAATTGCTGCTCTCCCACTTGGCCCTCTTTTTCATCCCCGCCGGGGTCGGCGTCATGGTCTACTTCGATCTGATCCGCCGGGAGTGGCTGCCGATCACCGTCGCCACCGTGCTCAGCACTTTCGCGGTCATGGCCGTGACCGGCTGGGCCGAGACGTGGCTCGAGAAGAAGGGAGGGGCGCCGGATGCCTGA